Below is a genomic region from Amphiura filiformis chromosome 19, Afil_fr2py, whole genome shotgun sequence.
gtgcagaattagatagtgcatctattacaaaaatgaatttgcccacatatggtttaggttttaaaaatttggacggtatacgcatgcactaaaatcgaacatgcgcgattcccactatactatactaaacgcaggtatacggccttttcgaatagctcttatgtcagtgacccggtactatgaaattaccttgctcgatttaatctatacgcgtgcacctgcaaaacgtgcatcgtatacccgaatagtatacttctatgcgatcgtagccttatgtgacccggtactatgatattgccttgctcgatttaactatatacgcgtgcacctgtaaaacgtgcaccgtatacccgaatagtatacttctatgtgaacgcagcctaagggGATGACtgtatttttcaaattaaaaaataaaatatatttctttcttatttattttctctctttcagtgactttcttttacttttagtccacatttttaacaaaacattgctttgtctttttttttcctttctttctaaaTACTATCcttcaatatactcaaacatgttcagcattcaaacatgtttacaaagtgattgcattatataatgcgtttagtgataatatatatatttcattttaaacttcataactcattatttttcctgttcacgcgcccacataggtcttccatatctgggtatatcaaatacccagatttggaagcacagAAGTTGGtagttttatgccgtgtgcatggtcaggctgtatACTGTATAATAGCATCCtttaattagataattaattaaCATCTTTGTAAAGGGTgactttcttttcaaattagaaaattaaattatatttctttcttatttgttttctctctctcagtgactttcttttaattttattccacattttttgacaaaacattgctttgtcttttttcgCGTGTTTTTTCGTTCTTTctaaacactatccctcaatatactatcaaatttgcaaattagaaaattatatttctttcttatttgtttttttctctttcagtgactttcttttaattttattccatatgttttaacaaaacattgttttgtctttttagcatGGATGTTATGAGTTATTGTATAAATATTAAACAGTTTTGaactgattttctttctttcatttgtttttcttcctttcttttcatctaaaatcggactAATTATATTTTCAAGGGCGGATTCgtttgtttcctttcttttcatctaAAATCGGGCTAATTGTTATATTTTGAAGGGCGGATTCgtttgtttcctttcttttcatctaAAATCGGCATATAAGACTGAATGGACAGGGCAGGGAACCcatctttttttttattccgcaagtttctttcttccttccttccttccttccttcttttttttttcctcaatatactcaaacatgttaaacaagttTAGTGATATAGGGGCTTAGAAGtgtgatttcattttaaacttttttttaaatctttcgacagccatggtgttaccGTGTTACTATCTatgatttattaaacattttcatacaaatgaAAGAtggctgatttaaaaaaaaattatcaatgaTAAGAATCTGGTTATATTCTAGAatccattgattttatatatattatacagattccattgattaataatagcacaccagtcaatgattaataccaaagaattcaatatcctagccattcagctattgttcctattatataacgtgacattgcgctaatcaccttgTCAAGTGGACAATTGTTATGATATCCTTTCCTGTAtcgtttatcattattttattattataaccaATATAGTTCCCCAAAATggtactaattttgttagatgaacaactaagtaaataataataaatcaataaatgataaaatatgttatgataataaataaataaacagcctatAAATAGATAAAagatacattataaatacataattagaaGAAAGAGAATAATAATAGGCcctataaacaaattaaattctccaatgtgacttttattataatacaaataGTCCGgctaatatcaataataaaaccacagtatatttataataatattaataacactaataataataataataatataataataataataataataataagaagaagaataaaaaataataataataataataataataatagggcctaataataaataataataataataataataacactaataataataataataataataataataataataataataataataataatacaaatatacaattctgatgatagaaagcaaaattaaatcttcagagcaataatttCCTCCGTTTTgacagttgtaggcctatataccgtcCGCGTCCGTAATCATCCCATCATGATGCAATTTAGTTTTACGTGTTGACTTCGCTCCATACGTTCATGCTCATTTCAAGGAAATTCCTAGTTTGCGCAGGCTGCTCAAACTCGGAAATTCGGCTGTTTGAGCATGCGCATATCAAAGAAATTCCCAGTTTGCGCACGCTGCTCAAAATCGGAAATTCGGCTGCGCAAACTAGGGAATTCGTTCAAATGCGCATCTTAATTAATTACGTGCGCAAAGTCGAGATATCACTGAAATGAGCATGCGCAAAGTCGAGAAATCACTACTATGCGCATGCGCAAAACGGTGCGTCCTTTCTTGATATCCGGGGTCTCACAGCAGCTAATAAGTTTTACAGCACAATGTCATTTCACGACGTTTTTACATATTTTCCCCGCGGCTTCTTGGCATCTCTCAATTCAATTATAGTCCTAGGCCTACTCCTAATTCTTTTCAAGTAGTTCTTTCAAGCCATTGTTTCAGACGAAGATATGCCTACTCCTAATTCTTTTCAAGTAGTTCTTTCAAGCTATTGTTTCAGACGAAGATAGGCCTCGGGATAGGCCTACCCCGAGGCCTACTCTTAATTCTTTTCAAGTAGTTTTTTCAAGCCATTGTTTCAGACGAAGATATGAAATCGATGATATTCCGCGGTATCTTTTGAAGTATGGCGGCACGGGCCTAATATCATGATGACAATGGCAGTGGCACCTTATTCAATAACTTATATAATTTAAAGTTGTTCTTTCAAGTTATTGTTTATCTTTTGAAGAATGGTGAGTCAATTACCCGACAAGTGGATTAGATGGATTAGGCTAAAAATAAGGCTGAAAGTTGGGagatgtgtaaatattacaaatatgaaatatgccaaaaaaatgaggtttgaaaaaaattgacaaattcattttaaaagatcgtacgactttaaaacaaacacaaaaactcCATGCAAAAGGTGTCTCCAATTAAGGTTccagtatttaggcctatgaacaCTCCATACATTAAAACTGTATTTAATTCCTGATGAAATAAAAGTTGAAACATGATTAACTTGCGTAATTTCGTTGAATCATTaacatatatatttattatactcgtatattaattttttgaaatttattttttaaaaaaaccaaacataTTTGGGCTGACCCCCGGTGGAGAATTTGTTGTTACTCCTCGATGAGACATGTTTTTTAATCGTAAAGTTctctattttcaacattttgtgtgtgtgtgtgtggggggggggggggatacggTATGTTAAACAAATTTTGGTAAATATAAGTCCACATTTTGACGTTTTATAGCACTTCATAATGATGTTAATTTTCCTTCAGTAACTGTGACCAGAGAAGATCTCTGCTGTGTGACAATGTTTTTCCATCCTTAACATCATTTTTTTCTGGACTCAGATTGAACAATTTTATTAatgaaatctgaacttaaaatgaatatgaaattttaggaaaataattttttgatgtataatagtagccttgaatgttctttaaactattaaaaccaaaaggagctgtcttggggtcactatgtttgaaataaaaaaatcagtgTAATTAACAAAAGGGGTAGCTTcggaaatggtcaaaaatggcattttgccggatttaattaaaaattcataattaaaaaagtaaatgagatatttcaattttactttATGATTTTGAAGGCATtagtcaggttatataaagtagtgcaaacaaatgggttcaaatttgattgcaaaggtggtttctagaaaacgggtaaatttattttgttgcaaaagcccttacatccacaaaaggcgtgatatcaaataaataataaaataaatgaaggcttgaaaattgtaacAAACATATTCTTTTAGTTTATCcgtcaacactttatccaaaatcaaattgaatcaaatcgaacaagaaATATACTTGCACAAtttaaaaagctgtttttctcaaaaagtgggtgtaagggcttttgcaacaaatctcttcatatgttgcattcaataacttttacTGTCGCTAATTATATAAACACTtaaatgaccattttactattgaacaatttaattttaataaacatcagtataattttgagttcaacggaatgcgttcatcatgattaatatatttttatttatcaaaattcgactatggcatagtctacgttCCTATAGAGTTCAAATGTTCAACATAAATGGATATATTATTAACAGTACAAAATGATATGACATTCGATGTCATgacctttttacatatttttcacctgttgttttAGAGCTTTTTAGCCGACCCGCGGCTTCTAGGCATCTCTCAATTCAATTATAGTCCCGGGCCTACTCCTAATTCTTTTCAAGTAGTTCTTTCAAGCCATTGTTTCAGACGAAGATATGAAATCGATGAGATATTCCGCGGTATCTTTTGAAGTGTGGCGGCACGGGCCTAATATCATGATGACAATGGCACCTTATTGAATAGCTCTATAATTCTTTTAAAGATGTTCTTTCAAGTTattgtttatctttttaagaatAACGAGTAAATTACCCAACAAGTGGATTAGATGGATTAGGCGTAGAAGATAGAGGATTAGACCTATGGCGTACGAATGGTTCACACGAAGATTTTCATTGGTCGGCGAATCTAGAAGGGAATCGCAAGTATGCAAATTTAGTGCTTTGTGTTATTTGATTGGTGGGTTTATCGATTGTGGCACTGAACTTCACGTGATAAGAATTAGCTATAGAAATTCGTAGTTTCTTCTATTATCTTTATAACCATCCATTCTTGTCAGTTTAATTGTCAGTTGTCACTCCGCATTTGCATCTCGTTCAGTTCACCACGTTAAAATATTTGGCTTCTAATTTTGAAAATCGCATTTTATATCATCGTCTGATTTACTAGTTCTGCCAACTTGCATCGATATTATAACAACTCATCATGGATTTTGCCACTGCTGATCGTTACGACTTCTCCAATCTGGTGTGGTTCAACAGACAAGCTTTCGAAACTGACTCATCTACATCTTCATTCGAGATGAAAAGCAAAACGACAGATGATGTTTGGCTTGAACTTAAGGAAGAGCTGCAGTTAGACAGAAATGGTAGGTCTTGGGTCCTATTTCACTTTATAATGTTCACACGCATTTTATTGGTACTtttcttaaaatatttgaatGAAAGTCTTTTATTTGCTTTGTACAAATGAATAATGAATTTTTTAAAAAGTACGGAATCGGTGGCTAAAAATGTTGTAAACGCCACGATGATTGCAAGATTCAGATAATTAtgagtaaaatttaatttttccctagagaagtccttttcagaggctTGAGGTTTCGGAattatatttttgcaaacttaaaataatttttacaaactcaaaaagtttttgcaaacttaaactaatttttgcaaacttaaaatGTTGTTTGCAAACTTGAAATAATATTtgcaaatttaaaataattttgcaaactgaaaataatatttgcaaacttaaatatttgcatatttaagtttgcaaaaaatgttttaagtttgcaaaaattatttatgtttgcaaaaactgttagtttgcaattttttaaagtttgcacaaattaatttaagtttgtaaaaattgttttaaGTTTGCATGCCCCTCAGGGTACACCGTACCATATATGTCTTtacagtaaacacaaaaatatttttaaacgatATAAACGTGTTTaagttataaacgcgttttgattttggtaaaaaattaaatgtcgggttataaagatCATGGGAATATTTacagcaacattttaaaaatgttgtcgaaATGCTATTACAAAATCCTTATTTGTCAACACTTCTGACATTATCAGAAAGaatgttttgcaataatttttcagaaatgttttctGAAATATTCCCTTTATGCAATTcgacattgaaatgttttttgtaGAATGTTTTGTGATTACTGTGTTAATATCTaatgaaataaattaaatgaaataatgGAGCTTTCAAATTAATTTCCCCTTTACTTTTGCAGATGTGCATCGTCACGACCAAGGGAATTCTCCATTAAACACATCCGTGACATCATCTGAATGGACCTCTTCTCCAGATGACGACGAAGAGCAGCTCATCTTTGACATGGATGTAGATGAAGACAACGACGATTTCCTACCAGTCTCTACTCATGGAACTTGTAAGTGAGCTAAAGTGTTGGTTCTCTAATTTGTTATTTTCTGAACATTGATCTTCACtcacaacgtaacaaaaaatttgaaatttgggtgaaaatcgggctttttaatgattttgttgaaaattgagcatttttgaaaatttttggtgtaaatttctcaaACTTGGTCCAAATTCAAAGAAATAAAAAACGGGTCCTATATCTTTTATCTGGTTTTGacacaagaatttttttgttacgttgtccGAAAAAATGTGGGCCCAAAAATCTCCAGAAATAAGCattatttgtccaaatttgacctcacagatgaattcatcaagttttTGCAATtctaaaaaatgtgtatttttatattctttagacaacaatttagcagttgtgAGGCCCGAAGTGTTTGAAGAACTTTTCAGTCTTATAAGAAATATGAAGATATTGTAAATTCTGCGCTGTTTATTTAATCGTGGTGCTTAGGCATGACTCCAATGAACTGATACTGCTGATATTCTTGGTGGAGTATATATATGTCTTCTGATGTCGTTATGGCGATCATGGCGATGATGAAGTTAGTGTATTTACTGCAGATATCATATCAATATAAGTAATGGTGTATCTGCACCTGATAACATTTTCTCCGGGAGGGTCTTATTTAGCTGTCGATGGTTACACCAAGTTTTAATTAATCAGTACATTTTAATGTATCAAGCGTtacaattgttgttgttgtttgcatATTTCAGATAAATTCTTCACTCTCCCTCCCATCAGCTGTCCATTGTCATCCATCACACCAACCACGTCCATGACATCATCTGAATCGACCTCATCTTCTCCAGATGACGACGAAGAGCAGCTCATCTTTGACATGGACGATGACGATTTCATGCCCGCCTCTACTCATGGATCTGGTAAGTTTTGACTTTGTTTTTGTGAACAATTTAACTAAGGGCTCGGGGATAGCGACGCAcgcagcatttttgtgggaccacagacacactaaattgcatgctgaatacgaggaatatccttctgatatcaaatgactttgaattttttgaaattttcgatataatacacattttatgacaaattattaaaaaatgaaatttttgactagaaaactttgtaaatctaatgatatgaacttaaaTTGTATgttgctgggatgaaaagccgtccatatgaaaatgAAGGTTGGCGacagttgagcacaaataaccatgacgtcattgcaccagacaatttcgacgcgggaattttgaatatcgcgtacgAGTTGAgggacggctgtttttatttgctTTTGGGCTAGAAACGCTCTGCGTTTCTCGCCCTTTGCGCTGGGTTTTGACATACATATTGGTCACAccgttgcagaaaatattcgtgctgtctatatactcgggaaattacagaggcgatagtgttcatgaaaatttgtaattattacttcattttgatatctaaTCAGTATAGGCAGCaacgtgtttgtattaaaagaaataataaaacctgttgttgtagaactagaattacttgtatgcaaatccGAACGTTGCAACagcttattttcatttctttgtttgttaagCATGATTGCCAGTTTTTACGTAACGTTGGGCGCAAGGTACCATGAGGGCGTAAACAGATTCATTTACCGTGCCCACTGCTGAAAGTCGGTCACTGAATCAACTATTCACAGACGGATTTATTTGTCAACCTCACAgacaattaatttatgtcaacatgtccttttTTGAGATCACATGCAAACAttgaacatctcatttacataataatgaactcaTGTCTGTGAGCCCATTTTAGtggccattatcttatttacataatggttttgacctcaaGTCACGAGTGGTGATTCAATGTTTAATTGGCCTgctcctctaaatattttaccgtattttgttgtgtaggcctacaaaggtggggtgactaaaaagtagcctgctggtacatgttttaccgtacagtcccCTCAGTGGtgtaggtttttttatttttttattttgttgtcctaatttgattgctctccttggtctcttcgtcatttagataacttccaacaccaaccttcctagtttaattctttcaatcaaaatttcactcctctgctaatgatgacaagtgaaaatcgaagtaatactgcattatcaatatggaactacacctttatcttgacaatttatttgctcgccctattccttttatttatggtcattatgagtttattttaaataaaccaataggattcgtacttgataattattttctaacatcGGACATAAGGCATAATGTCGTAAATGCCGGACACTTCAAAAAGTGATTGTGTATGACTGTCACTGATAACATTTTCTTCGCAGGGTGTTATTTTATAGACGAAGCTGGTTACATCATATTTTAATGACAGTATATTTATGTATCAAGTGTTACAATAAGAGCTAATAAGTTGTTCTCGTTACACGCGTCATTTGTTTTTTTCAGATAAATTCTTCACTCTCCCTCCCATCATCTCTCCGGCACCAACGCCTGTCTTCTCCTTCCAGTCTCATCCAGTGATGGATCCAGCACCATCGACGACGTCAACCCTCTGCAGCAGAATCCCGTCAACGTCTACCGATGGAGGTTACGGCAGTGACGAAGACAGTGACAACCAGCTTGACGACGGCACATCTTCATTAATAAGTACACCAATTAGGCCAATCCCAAACCAGGTGAGTTCTGGGGGGCAT
It encodes:
- the LOC140140308 gene encoding uncharacterized protein is translated as MDFATADRYDFSNLVWFNRQAFETDSSTSSFEMKSKTTDDVWLELKEELQLDRNDVHRHDQGNSPLNTSVTSSEWTSSPDDDEEQLIFDMDVDEDNDDFLPVSTHGTYKFFTLPPISCPLSSITPTTSMTSSESTSSSPDDDEEQLIFDMDDDDFMPASTHGSDKFFTLPPIISPAPTPVFSFQSHPVMDPAPSTTSTLCSRIPSTSTDGGYGSDEDSDNQLDDGTSSLISTPIRPIPNQTCPQRPCRSRLHRSRPSGAHKCVRQLFP